The following coding sequences are from one Gossypium hirsutum isolate 1008001.06 chromosome A12, Gossypium_hirsutum_v2.1, whole genome shotgun sequence window:
- the LOC121203051 gene encoding protein PPLZ12: protein MGNTSCMFCTCVEQGNIGVVERFGRFEKLAEPGLHIFNPFAGQYLAGILSTRISSLDVRIETKTKDNVFVQLLCSIQYRVVKAHADDAFYELQNPDEQIRAYVFDVVRALVPRMNLDDLFEQKGEVAKAVLEELGKVIGDYGYSIEHILMVDIIPDPAVRTAMNEINAAQRLQLASVYKGEAEKVLQVKRAEAEAESKYLGGVGVARQRQAITDGLRENILDFSHKVEGTSAKEVMDLIMITQYFDTIKDLGNSSTNTTVFIPHGPGHVRDIGEQIRNGLMEASTAQINVE from the exons atgggGAATACGTCTTGCATGTTTTGTACCTGCGTTGAACAGGGGAATATCGGCGTGGTGGAGCGGTTTGGCCGGTTCGAGAAATTGGCGGAGCCTGGCCTCCACATATTTAATCCTTTCGCCGGTCAGTATCTCGCCGGCATCCTTTCAACCAGAATCTCCTCCCTCGATGTTCGCATCGAAACCAAAACCAAG GACAATGTGTTTGTGCAATTGCTTTGCTCGATTCAGTACAGAGTGGTGAAGGCACATGCTGATGATGCATTTTACGAGCTGCAAAATCCCGATGAACAGATCCGGGCCTATGTGTTTGATG TTGTTCGAGCTCTAGTTCCTAGAATGAATTTGGATGATCTCTTTGAACAAAAGGGTGAGGTTGCTAAAGCTGTTCTTGAGGAACTTGGAAAG GTGATAGGAGATTATGGATATAGCATTGAGCACATACTGATGGTTGACATTATACCTGATCCTGCTGTGCGCACGGCAATGAATGAGATAAATGCAG CTCAAAGACTTCAGCTTGCCAGTGTGTACAAAGGTGAAGCTGAGAAAGTGCTCCAAGTCAAAAGAGCAGAAGCTGAAGCCGAATCCAAGTACCTGGGTGGAGTCGGTGTGGCCAGGCAGCGTCAGGCAATCACAGATGGGTTGAGGGAAAACATTTTGGACTTCTCTCACAAGGTGGAAGGCACCTCAGCCAAGGAGGTGATGGATCTTATTATGATCACACAATATTTCGACACGATCAAGGACCTCGGCAACTCCTCAACGAACACTACCGTGTTTATTCCCCATGGACCTGGTCACGTTAGGGACATTGGTGAGCAGATCCGGAATGGGCTGATGGAGGCATCAACTGCTCAAATAAATGTTGAATGA
- the LOC107930951 gene encoding 40S ribosomal protein S13 has product MGRLHSRGKGISASALPYKRTPPSWLKISSQDVEENICKFAKKGLTPSQIGVILRDSHGIAQVNSVTGSKILRILKAHGLAPEIPEDLYHLIKKAVAIRKHLERNRKDKDSKFRLILVESRIHRLARYYKKTKKLPPVWKYESTTASTLVA; this is encoded by the exons ATGGGTCGCCTGCACAGCCGcgg CAAGGGTATTTCTGCCTCAGCTCTACCTTATAAGAGAACTCCACCAAGCTGGCTCAAGATCTCTTCTCAAGAT GTCGAGGAGAACATTTGCAAATTTGCAAAAAAGGGCTTGACCCCATCTCAGATCGGTGTCATTCTTCGTGACTCTCATGGCATTGCTCAGGTTAACAGCGTTACTGGAAGCAAAATCTTGCGTATCCTCAAGGCTCAcg GTCTTGCCCCTGAAATTCCCGAGGATTTGTACCACCTTATTAAGAAGGCTGTTGCGATCCGCAAGCATTTGGAGAGAAACAGGAAGGATAAGGATTCCAAGTTTCGGTTGATTCTTGTTGAGAGCAGGATTCACAGGCTTGCTCGTTACTACAAGAAAACAAAGAAGCTTCCACCTGTCTGGAAATA TGAGTCTACGACTGCCAGCACCCTCGTTGCTTAG
- the LOC107931037 gene encoding LRR receptor kinase SERK2: MGSMPSPLFFFFFLLFTIQCCFSSNTSELRALMDIKASLDPDNQYLTSWTTKSDPCSFEGLACNEQGQVANISLQGKGLSGKISPAIAELQNLTGLYLHYNSLYGEVLREIANLTQLADLYLNMNNLSGEIPPEIAQMDSLRVLQLCYNQLTGSIPTQFGSLKKLNVLALQSNQLTGAIPASLGDLGTLIRLDLSFNDLFGSIPTKLADAPLLEVLDIRNNSLSGNVPLALKRLNDGFLFQNNLGLCGSGFASLEPCNTSYQTNPTRPEAYGQGVTGMSREIPETANLRLPCEQSQCSKPSKSRKGPILVGLVVVTVALSAIGLLIFKQYRNRKPKLGTSFEEPEAKEGYRKKGSPLVSLEYTNGWDPLDGSRNFNGFTQDVLQSFRFNLEEIETATQYFSESNLLGKSNFASTYKGFLRDGSAVVIKSINKTSCKSDDSEFLKGLNVLASLKHENVVRLRGFCCSKARGGCFLVYDFVPNGNLLQYLDVKNGDGTVLDWSTRVSIVKGIAKGIAYLHEYKVNKPALVHQNISAEKVLVDHRFNPLLSDSGLHNILTIDIVFGSLKASAAMGYLAPEYANTGRFTEKSDVYAFGTLVLQLLSGKQKVTSSVRLGAETRKYQDFIDPNLHGRFFEHEAAKLARIAWLCIHECPIERPSMEEVVQELGNCNGRP; encoded by the exons ATGGGTTCCATGCCatctcctctcttcttcttcttttttcttctcttcacaATCCAATGTTGTTTCAGTTCAAACACTAGTGAGCTAAGAGCTTTAATGGATATCAAAGCCTCTTTAGACCCTGATAATCAATACTTAActtcatggaccactaaaagtgacCCTTGTTCTTTTGAAGGCTTAGCGTGTAACGAACAAGGCCAAGTAGCCAACATTTCCTTACAAGGCAAAGGATTGTCCGGCAAAATCTCACCGGCCATTGCTGAGCTTCAGAACTTGACCGGTCTTTACTTGCATTACAACTCTTTATACGGTGAAGTACTGAGAGAAATAGCTAACTTGACTCAACTCGCCGATTTGTATCTTAATATGAATAATCTATCCGGTGAGATCCCGCCGGAGATTGCTCAGATGGATAGCTTGCGAG TGTTGCAGCTGTGTTATAACCAGTTAACTGGGAGCATACCAACACAGTTTGGTTCTTTAAAGAAGCTTAATGTTCTTGCTTTACAATCAAATCAACTCACTGGTGCAATCCCTGCAAGTTTAGGAGATTTGGGTACTTTAATAAGGCTTGATTTGAGCTTTAATGATCTCTTTGGTTCAATCCCAACAAAACTAGCTGATGCTCCACTGCTTGAAGTTCTTGATATAAGGAACAATTCTCTTTCAGGCAATGTTCCTCTTG CTCTCAAGAGATTGAATGATGGGTTTCTGTTTCAAAACAATCTGGGTTTATGTGGCTCTGGTTTTGCATCACTTGAACCATGTAATACCTCTTATCAAACTAATCCAACCAGACCTGAAGCATATGGACAAGGGGTAACTGGTATGTCGAGAGAAATACCAGAGACAGCAAATCTAAGGTTGCCTTGTGAACAATCTCAGTGTTCTAAGCCGTCGAAATCTCGAAAGGGTCCGATTCTCGTCGGCCTAGTTGTTGTCACAGTTGCATTATCAGCTATAGGGTTACTCATATTCAAACAATACCGTAACCGAAAACCGAAGCTCGGTACCTCATTCGAAGAACCTGAAGCCAAGGAGGGGTACAGGAAGAAAGGTTCGCCGCTCGTTAGCCTCGAGTACACTAATGGTTGGGATCCTTTAGATGGTAGTAGGAACTTCAATGGCTTCACACAAGATGTGTTGCAAAGTTTTAGGTTCAATTTAGAAGAAATAGAGACTGCAACTCAGTACTTTTCGGAGTCGAATTTGTTGGGAAAAAGTAACTTTGCTTCAACATATAAAGGGTTCCTTAGAGATGGATCAGCTGTTGTGATTAAAAGCATTAATAAAACTAGCTGTAAATCAGATGATTCCGAGTTCTTGAAAGGATTGAATGTTTTAGCATCGTTGAAACACGAGAATGTAGTCCGGTTAAGAGGATTTTGTTGCTCAAAAGCACGCGGTGGGTGCTTCCTCGTTTATGATTTCGTCCCAAACGGAAATTTGCTACAGTATCTCGACGTAAAGAATGGTGACGGCACGGTCCTAGATTGGTCTACAAGAGTTTCCATTGTTAAAGGCATAGCCAAAG GGATAGCATACTTGCATGAATACAAAGTAAACAAACCGGCTCTCGTCCACCAAAACATATCAGCCGAGAAAGTGCTCGTCGACCACCGGTTTAATCCCCTACTTTCAGATTCTGGCTTACACAACATCCTCACCATTGACATTGTCTTTGGTTCACTCAAAGCCAGTGCTGCCATGGGTTATCTCGCACCCGAATATGCCAACACGGGTCGTTTCACCGAGAAGAGCGACGTTTACGCGTTCGGGACACTCGTTCTCCAACTCCTTTCGGGTAAACAAAAGGTGACCAGCTCGGTACGTTTAGGAGCTGAAACTCGTAAGTACCAAGATTTCATAGACCCGAACCTTCACGGTCGGTTCTTTGAACACGAAGCGGCTAAACTAGCAAGAATAGCATGGCTTTGCATTCATGAATGTCCTATAGAAAGACCATCAATGGAGGAAGTGGTCCAAGAATTGGGTAACTGCAATGGCCGTCCTTAA